In a single window of the Danio rerio strain Tuebingen ecotype United States chromosome 20, GRCz12tu, whole genome shotgun sequence genome:
- the ccl38.1 gene encoding chemokine (C-C motif) ligand 38, duplicate 1 precursor (The RefSeq protein has 2 substitutions compared to this genomic sequence): MRRSCIFIASLVLVAFCSVVGSDWSQWSQGPEKCCFSFTNARIPLKQIESYYTTHLQCSMNAVIFIIRAQREVCTNPTEKWVRRLMKMVDNQNMKQMTEAGSVDSA; the protein is encoded by the exons ATGAGGAGGTCATGCATCTTCATCGCCTCTCTGGTGCTTGTCGCTTTCTGCTCAGTTGTTGGAAGTGATT GGTCCCAAT GGTCACAGGGTCCTGAAAAGTGCTGCTTTTCTTTTACCAATGCAAGAATTCCATTAAAGCAGATTGAGAGTTATTATACTACGCATCTTCAGTGCAACATGAATGCTGTTAT TTTCATCATAAGGGCTCAAAGGGAGATCTGCACTAATCCAACTGAGAAATGGGTTCGGAGACTGATGAAGATGGTGGACAATCAAAACATGAAGCAGATGACAGAGGCTGGCTCTGTGGACAGCGCCTAA
- the ccl38.1 gene encoding chemokine (C-C motif) ligand 38, duplicate 1 isoform X2 has product MRRSCIFIASLVLVAFCSVVGSDWSQGPEKCCFSFTNARIPLKQIESYYTTHLQCNMNAVIFIIRAQREICTNPTEKWVRRLMKMVDNQNMKQMTEAGSVDSA; this is encoded by the exons ATGAGGAGGTCATGCATCTTCATCGCCTCTCTGGTGCTTGTCGCTTTCTGCTCAGTTGTTGGAAGTGATT GGTCACAGGGTCCTGAAAAGTGCTGCTTTTCTTTTACCAATGCAAGAATTCCATTAAAGCAGATTGAGAGTTATTATACTACGCATCTTCAGTGCAACATGAATGCTGTTAT TTTCATCATAAGGGCTCAAAGGGAGATCTGCACTAATCCAACTGAGAAATGGGTTCGGAGACTGATGAAGATGGTGGACAATCAAAACATGAAGCAGATGACAGAGGCTGGCTCTGTGGACAGCGCCTAA
- the ccl38.1 gene encoding chemokine (C-C motif) ligand 38, duplicate 1 isoform X1, translated as MRRSCIFIASLVLVAFCSVVGSDWSQCKCCFSFSNARLPVQQVESCHTTNLLCNMNGSQGPEKCCFSFTNARIPLKQIESYYTTHLQCNMNAVIFIIRAQREICTNPTEKWVRRLMKMVDNQNMKQMTEAGSVDSA; from the exons ATGAGGAGGTCATGCATCTTCATCGCCTCTCTGGTGCTTGTCGCTTTCTGCTCAGTTGTTGGAAGTGATT GGTCCCAATGTAAGTGCTGCTTTTCCTTTTCCAATGCAAGACTTCCAGTACAGCAGGTTGAGAGTTGTCATACTACAAATCTTCTGTGCAACATGAATG GGTCACAGGGTCCTGAAAAGTGCTGCTTTTCTTTTACCAATGCAAGAATTCCATTAAAGCAGATTGAGAGTTATTATACTACGCATCTTCAGTGCAACATGAATGCTGTTAT TTTCATCATAAGGGCTCAAAGGGAGATCTGCACTAATCCAACTGAGAAATGGGTTCGGAGACTGATGAAGATGGTGGACAATCAAAACATGAAGCAGATGACAGAGGCTGGCTCTGTGGACAGCGCCTAA